Proteins from a single region of Bogoriella caseilytica:
- a CDS encoding DUF3137 domain-containing protein, with protein MESLALIAVIIGGLLALVFGLGLLALLVVGMRFATRDLRAQWRRGRRNRAADPRDWAAHRGWQYTADQEHPPLGVDTFLGAHGRWKQYAGIVHGTVRAFPAASWIQAEGRGNTRQPVEVYRHRVAALKLPYELPRVSLVPAEDPISRSVANRLNAERRVVLEHAHFNEVWLVTADDPRSAYSVLDPRMMERLLQPDVAPRPSLRDPGRDQTRIRLIGNYLVAWRSLRTDVDHLDDLFTVLGDMSALMPDHLWQPRDR; from the coding sequence GTGGAGTCCCTTGCACTGATCGCGGTCATCATCGGGGGACTGCTCGCCCTCGTGTTCGGGCTGGGACTGCTCGCGCTCTTGGTGGTGGGCATGCGATTCGCCACCCGGGACCTGCGCGCGCAGTGGCGCCGGGGCCGCCGCAACCGTGCAGCCGACCCGCGCGACTGGGCAGCCCACCGTGGGTGGCAATACACCGCAGACCAGGAGCATCCGCCACTCGGTGTCGACACTTTCCTTGGAGCGCACGGGAGATGGAAACAGTACGCCGGGATCGTTCACGGGACGGTGCGCGCCTTTCCGGCGGCCTCGTGGATCCAAGCTGAAGGCCGCGGGAATACTCGGCAACCGGTCGAGGTCTACCGCCACCGGGTAGCCGCGCTGAAGCTACCTTATGAACTCCCGCGTGTGTCCCTGGTGCCTGCCGAGGATCCGATCAGCCGCTCGGTGGCGAACCGGCTGAACGCCGAAAGGCGGGTGGTGCTCGAGCACGCACACTTCAACGAGGTGTGGTTGGTGACGGCGGACGATCCCCGCAGCGCCTACTCCGTGCTCGACCCGCGCATGATGGAACGACTCCTCCAGCCCGACGTCGCCCCTCGCCCTTCACTACGAGATCCCGGGCGTGACCAGACCAGGATCCGCCTCATCGGCAACTACCTGGTGGCTTGGCGCAGCCTGCGGACGGACGTTGATCACCTCGATGACCTTTTCACCGTGCTCGGCGACATGTCTGCGCTCATGCCTGATCACCTCTGGCAGCCCAGGGATCGCTAG